AGCGAAGGCTGGTGTGATGGTGGATCGATCCCAGCGTGAGCACTTGATTCGCTCAGCTTTGGACTCCGAGGCTCAGGCTTGTTCTGCCTCTGTTGATTGTCCTGAAGCTCTCTTCGAAGAATTGGTTGATCTTGTGGAAGCCCCCAGGGTTCTGAGTGGGGAGATTGCCGATTGTTATCTCGAGTTGCCACCAGAAGTGATTATCACTGTGATGCAGTCCCACCAGCGTTATGTCCCGTTGAAACGGGAGAACGCACACCACGATCCCTTGGCCCTTCAGGCTCGCGACGGACTGCTCTCAAAATTCTTGCTGGTGAGCAATGGCCTCGATCGTGCGGATGCAACCATCGTGCGTGGCAACGAACGGGTGTTAGGGGCCCGCCTTGCTGATGCTGAATTTTTTCTGAATGTCGATCGAAAAAGTGCGAGCGAAGCACGCCGAGAGTCCCTAGATCGCGTCACTTTCGCGAAGGGGCTCGGCAGCCTGCGTGATCGCTGCGAGCGGATGTCTTGGATGACGGAGCGTTTGATCGAATCGCTTTCCATCACTTCAGAGATTGCGATCCATGCCAAGCGAGCCGCTCACCTCTGCAAACATGATTTGGTGAGCCAGATGGTGGGCGAGTTCCCTGAGCTGCAGGGCTTGATCGGCGGCAAATACTTGTTAGAGGAGGGTGAAGATCGCCAGGTTGCCCTGGCAGTGGCTGAGCACTATCAACCTCGTGGTGCTGGAGATGCTCTTCCTTCCAGTGATGCAGGAGCACTTTTGGCCCTTGCGGAACGCTTGGAATTGCTATTAAGCATCTACGCCAAGGGCGATCGCCCCAGTGGCTCATCCGATCCGTATGCCTTGCGACGGGCTGGAAATGGCATTGTTCAGATCCTTTGGGATCGTGGTTGGCGTCTTTCTTTGCCAAGCCTGTTGTTGAAAGCAGCACGGTATTGGGCAGAACTCTTTCCCTCTTTTGCAGTGAAACCGGAGGCCTTAGTGGCAGATCTGTCGCTTTTACTGCGACAGCGAATGGTGTCTCAGTTTGAGGAGGATGGTTTCCCCGCCGATTTGGTTCAAGCCGTGGCTGGCGAGGCCGTTGGCGATGCGCGTCTGCTCGGTGATCCAGTGGATGCTCGGGAACGTCTTGCCTTGCTCCAACAGCTGCGTCGCGATCAACGCCTACAGGCAGTGCAAGCCGTCGTTCAACGTGCAGCCAAACTGGCCGAAAAGGGAGACCTCGGAAGCGATCAGCTCACAGCTTCGGGGGTTGTTCAACCCGATTTATTTGAATCAGCGAGTGAAGCCTCGCTGTTGCAATCTCTGGACGACCTGTCGCCTCTCGCACAATCAGGCAATTACATCCAGCTTGCAGAAGGTTTACAGGGTGCTGCTAAGGCTCTTGAGGCCTTTTTTGATGGCCCGGACAGCGTGATGGTGATGGCGGACAACCTCGATGTCCGCCGTAATCGCCTTAATCTTCTTGGTGTTTTGAAAAATCAGGCATCAGTACTGGCGCAATTTGATTGCATTCAGTCCTGATGCCTCGTAGAGAGGCTTGCTTCAGCCTGCAGTGACCTTGGAACGCTCTTCCTCGATCTCCGCCTCACTTTTTTTGGGAGCATGGCTTGAGCTCTGCGCTTTGATCGCTTGGGCGGCTTCGTCCGCTAGGAAGTCTCCATCCGATCGTCCTACGGCTGAGGGAACGGAGTGGTACGACGAGGGGGCTAGGGCTTGACCACGCAGAAGACTGGCAAGAGTGCGAGCGGTGAGCTTCACCTGTTGCCAGGGATTCATCATCACCACCTTTTTGTACAGATAGCTGTCGAAGGTGAGCTTCTGGACGTCTTGGTCATCGCACATTTCAACGAACGCTTCTCGAGCTGCATCGGTGCGATAGAAGATGCGTTGAAGAATATCGAGCACGATGTACGTTGCTCCGTACTTACGATCCCAACGTTTCAAGTAAGTGTTCTTGATCTCTTTTTCAGTGGGCATCTGGGTGCCATTTTTGGAGATTTCAACGATCGCTTCTGCACACATCCGACCGCTTTTTGCGGCGAAGTAGATCCCTTCTCCAGAACTTTTGGTGACGTATCCAGCGGCATCTCCCACAAGCGCCATACGGCCTACCACTCTGCGAGGGCGAGGATGTTCGGGAATTGGGTGAGCTTCAACTTTGATCACTTCGCCCTTGAACAAGCGTTTACGGGCGCGTTCGCGGATTCCTCTCTGAAGACCCTTAATTAGGGATTGATTTTGTTGCATGGTTCCAGTCCCCACGGCAACGTGGTCGTACTTAGGAAAGACCCAGGCATAGAAGTCGGGTGAGACATCTGTTCCTACGTACATCTCGGCGAGATCTTCGTAGTACACCATCTCTTCTGCTGGCAGCTTGATGCGCTCTTGGAACGCGATCGCCACCTTGTAGTCACCAGCGTCCATCGCTTTGGCGACGCGGGAGTTGGCCCCATCGGCGCCGATGATGAGATCCACTTCCAGGCTTTTCATTTCGCCAGTAGGACCGCCTGCGCTGTAATCGGCGTAATGGAGGGTGTAAGGACCTTGGCGTTTGTCGCCGGTGTCGATCTTTTGCACCAACCCATTAATCAGAGTGGTGCCTAAATCTGCAGCTCGGTTGCGAAGGAAGGAGTCGAACACCTCGCGCCGACACATGCCGATGTAGGCGTTGTCGTCGTAACCGAGGGGATCCAACTTGATATCCACCTCCCGATTGGAGGGTGAAATCATCTTCATGTTCCGAACTTTTCGGTCGATGATCGAATCGGGAAGATCGAATTCCTCAACCATGCAAAGCGGAATCGCTCCCCCGCAAGGCTTGGCGTTATCAAGTTTTCTCTCGAATAACCAAGTCTTGATGCCGGCCCGTGCAAGCACTTCTGCGGCACAGGATCCGCTCGGTCCACCACCGACAACGGCAACTCTCAGCATCTCAGCAAACTCCGCCGGGTCTTTGATTTCAAACTAATCACGCATCCAGAAAAGTGGTAGTGGGCCCTGGCGGACCCCTTTACGATTGAAACAACACTGCATGAATCCTCTGGGAAGGGCCGTCGCCACTCGCCGAAGCACCCGGGATGACATTCCTGTCGCCCGTCGCTCGAAGCCTGCTTCTCGTCAGCGCCCCAGCGGGTTTGGTGTTTTTTTGGCGTGTCTTCTTGTTGGTGGAGGCAGTTTGGCTGCTGTTTGGCTAGGCCCCGGTTTGCTGGCAGGTCGTTCCTTTTTGTTTTCCTCGGATCCGATTCCAGTGGTGGAAGGGATTGAAGCGCCGCCGGATCAAGACGGTCGTCTGCTTGGACATTTCCCTTATGACGAAGCGATTGCCAACCAACTTGTGCCTGTTGAGGCTGGAATTGAGTTGCATCAGGATGCAGCACTTGCGTTGGATTCAATGCGTCGTGCTGCTGCCTCCGATGGAATCGATCTCAGGTTGATCAGTGGCTATCGCTCTCATGATTTGCAGCAGGGGATTTTCTTTGATGTGAAATCAGAACGCAATCAAACCGCCGAAGAACGGGCAAAGGTTTCGGCTCCACCGGGTTATTCCGAACACAGCACTGGCTATGCGATTGACCTTGGTGATGGCAGCCGACCCGATACGAATCTTTCGGTTTCGTTTGAGACGACTCCTGCATTTCGTTGGTTGCAGGATTACGCCGCTAGTTATCACTTCACGCTGTCCTTTCCCAAGCTGAATCCTCAGGGTGTGAGTTATGAGCCTTGGCATTGGCGTTTTGAGGGGTCTGCCGAGGCTTTGCGTCAATTTGAACCTGCACGTCAGCTGGCTCTTGGGCGTTGAACACAGCATCTTTCCCAGAATTGCTTTCCCCAGCTGGGGATTGGAAGGCCTTGATAGCTGCTGTCTCCAACGGTGCTGATGCTGTTTATTTCGGCGTGGAGGCCTTTAATGCTCGACTTCGCGCAGACAATTTTCAGCTTGTTGAGCTGCCCGAGATCATGGCTTGGCTTCACGCCCGTGGAGTGAAGGGATTTCTCACAGTGAATGTTCTGATCTTTGCTGATGAGTTAGATCAGGCTTCCCAGCTGCTTTTGGCTGCAGACCAGGCTGGTGTTGATGCTCTGATCGTGCAGGACTTAGGGCTTTGCCTTCTCGCGAAAGCTCTTGTGCCCTCTTTATCCCTGCATGCATCCACTCAGATGTCGATTACGAGTGCCGCTGGTGTGGCACAGGCAGCGGCTGCGGGTTGTGAGCGGGTTGTGCTGGCGAGGGAATTAGCCCTACGCGACCTTGAGCGTCTGCAAAATCAACTGCGGGAGAGATCCCTTTCCATGCCCCTAGAGGTGTTTGTGCATGGAGCCTTATGCGTGGCCTATTCCGGTCAGTGCCTTACTAGTGAATCCCTGGGCCAGCGCAGTGCCAATCGTGGTGAATGTGCACAGGCTTGTCGTCTTCCCTATGAATTGTTGGTGGATGGTGAATCCCTCGATCTCGGGGATCAAAGGTATTTACTGTCTCCCCAGGATCTCTCCGCGTGGCCGCTCCTGGCTGATTTGGTGAAGCTCGGAATCAGTAGTTTCAAGATCGAAGGACGGCTCAAGGACCCCACCTACGTGGCGTCGGTAACGGATGCCTATCGCCGCAGTCTCGATGGCTTGGATTGTGATGCTGTGGAGATTCAACGCCAGCTTGAGCTTGGTTTCTCCAGGGGGTTGTCCACAGGTTGGCTCCAGGGAATTGATCACCGTTCTCTCGTGCATGGTCGCTGGAGCAAGAAGCGTGGACCGGTGATTGGTGCTCTGGTTCGAGTGGAGCCCAAAGGTTGGTTGGTGTTGCGTTGCACAGAAAGCCTGCGCAATGGTCAGGGTTTGGTTCTTGAAGCGAACGATCGTGAGCACGACCCTCTGGCCCCTCCTCGTGAGATCGGAGGACGGGTGATGGAGGTTCAGACGATGCCGAAGGGACTCATACGCTTGCGGCTTGGTCCGGGCCGTGTTGAGGTGTCGGGCTTGCGATCAGGCTCTCCGGTTTGGCTCACCAGTGATCCGCAATGGCAAAGCACCTGGCAGCGTCGATCGGAACGCGTGATGTCTCCGCTTGAACGAGGTCTTCGGGTTCGTGTGACCGGGCAGGAGGGGCAACCCCTGGTTCTTGAGCTGGTTGCCCCTGTTTTGCCGAATGGAGTGTGCTGCAGCGTGACCAGTCAGGCCGTTTTGGAGAAAGCCCGTGATCACGGTTTGGATCGTGAGCGTTTGCTCGCTCAGCTTGGGCGTTTGGGAGGCACGGGCTGGCGTCTTGAGCATCTGGAAACCGACCTCGGCTCAGCCTTATTTCTTCCCGTTGCTGAGCTGAACAGGATGCGACGCTCGCTGTTGCAACAGATGGCCGATGGAGGACTAACCGCGGTCTCCCAACCGCCTGCAATGCATTCGGTTTTAGAACCATTGGAGTCTCAGCCCATCGTTGCGGCCACCCTTGAGCGCTTGGCTGATTGGCGGGACTCAGCAGTGCAGCAATCCGATTCGCCATCGTTGGTTGTGCTTGTTCGGAGCCTCGAGCAGTTGCGTGCTCTTCAGGACATTGGCGAGGGACCGATTACCTCGGTTGTTGCCGATTTAGAGCATCCGAAGGAGCTCAAGGAAGCTGTGGCCATAGGCCGGGGCTGCTGGCCAGAGGGGATTTGGTTGGCAGGGCCTCGTATCACCAGACCTGGAGAACGCTGGATGTTGGAACCACTTCTCAAAGCGAAAGCGGATGGTTATCTCGTGCGAAACGCAGATCAGCTGGAATTACTGACTGGCCAGGCCCCCTGCGCTGGCGACTTCACCTTGAATGTTGCCAACCCCCTCAGTTTGCTTTGGTTCCTTGAGACCTGGGGGCTGAATCGGGTCACAGCCAGTTGTGATTTGAACCTCAGCCAATTGCTTGATTTAGTCCAGGCTTCTGCGCCGGAACGGATGGAAGTGGTCCTGCATCAACACATGCCGCTCTTCCACATGGAGCACTGTTTGTTTTGTTCGTTTCTTTCGGAAGGCCACGATCACACCGATTGCGGAAGGCCCTGTGAGCATCACACCGTGATGCTGAGAGATCGAAGTGGGGTGGAGCATCCACTGAAAGCGGATCTTGGCTGTCGCAATACCCTCTTTAATGGCAAGCCTCAGACAGGGGTCGAGGCCCTAGACGAGCTGCGTCAAGCAGGTATTCGACGTTATCGCTTGGATCTCCTTGATGAAGAGGCCGAGGCAACACGTCGGCGGGTTCAGCTCTACAGCGATGCACTTTTGGGACGCACGTTGTCAGCCGACGTTTGGAAGCGAGAGCAAATCGATCACAGACTCGGAGTGACGCGTGGCAGTTTGCGCATCGGGCGCGAAAATCAATCGTTACCAGTCTCACTTTGAGATAGCATGTCGCGGCTGCGCCTGCGGGCGTTCCCAAGTTTCCCTTAATAACGTTACGGACCTCATGAGCGCCTCGAATAAGGCGATTCGCAATATTGCGATCATCGCCCACGTGGATCACGGCAAAACCACTCTTGTGGATGCCCTGCTCAGCCAGTCCGGAATCTTTCGCGACAACGAGGCCGTCCCAACATGCGTCCTTGACTCCAATGATTTGGAGCGTGAGCGCGGAATTACCATTCTTTCGAAGAACACTGCAGTTACCTATAACGACACGAGAATCAATATTGTTGACACCCCTGGGCACGCTGATTTCGGTGGTGAAGTTGAGCGTGTGCTTGGCATGGTCGATGGATGTTTGCTCATCGTTGATGCCAATGAGGGGCCCATGCCCCAAACCCGTTTTGTGCTCAAAAAAGCCCTCGAACAGGGTTTGAGACCGATTGTTTTTGTTAACAAAATTGACCGTGCGCGCGTTGATCCAGAAACCGCTGTCGATAAGGTACTTGACCTTTTTCTAGAGTTAGGTGCTGATGACGATCAGTGTGATTTTCCCTATTTATTTGGCAGTGGATTAGGAGGCTTCGCAAAGCCCGACATGAAAACAGAGAGCGACAACATGCGTCCTCTCTTTGATGCCATCTTGCGTCATGTACCACCTCCAGTTGGTGATCCTGAGAAGCCACTACAGCTTCAAATTACTACCCTCGATTATTCAGACTTCCTCGGTCGAATTATTATTGGACGGGTCCATAATGGTGTTATTAGACAGGGGCAAAGAGCGACACTCATTAAGGATGATGGAAGTGAAAAGAAAGGTCGTATAAGCAAGCTTTTAGGCTTTGAAGGCTTACAAAGAGTAGATATTGCAGAAGCGTCTGCCGGAGACCTTATTGCTGTTGCTGGTTTCGACGATGTCAACATTGGCGAGACGATTGCCTGCCCTGACGAACCAAAAGCGTTACCCCTTATCAAGGTTGATGAGCCCACGCTTCAAATGACCTTTGTGGTCAATGATTCTCCTTTTGCAGGAAAAGAGGGCAAGTTTGTAACGAGCCGCCAGCTGCGAGATCGTTTGCAACGTGAACTGCTCACGAATGTTGCCTTACGCGTTGAAGATACCGATTCTCCGGATCGTTTCTCTGTTTGTGGTCGCGGTGAGCTTCATCTCGGCATCTTGATCGAAACGATGCGGCGTGAAGGCTTTGAATTTCAGGTCTCTCAACCACAGGTGATTTTCCGCACGATCGACGGCACGCCTTGTGAGCCTGTTGAAACACTGGTGATGGATGTTCCTGAAGCAGCAGTTGGTAGCTGCATTGAAAAGCTTGGAACTCGAAAAGGGGAAATGCAAAATATGGAAACCGGCGCTGACAACCGCACGCAACTTGAATTCGTTGTTCCTTCCAGGGGACTGATTGGTTTCCGTGGTGAATTCATTCGCGCCACTCGCGGAGAAGGAATTATGAGCCATTCGTTTTTTGAATATCGTCCGATGGTGGGGGATTTTGAGACTCGAAGGAATGGCGTTTTGATTGCATTTGAAGAAGGCACAGCTACTTTCTATGCTCTAAAGGGAGCAGAGGATCGTGGACAATTCTTTATCACTCCGGGCACTAAAGTCTATAAAGGAATGATTATTGGTGAGAATACTCGTCAACAAGATATGGAAATTAATATCTGTAAGGCTAAGCAGGTCACTAACATTCGTTCCGCTGGCGCAGATGTTTTGGATACGCTCCAGTCTCCGATTCAGATGACGTTAGAGCGTGCCTTGGAATATATCGGACCTGATGAAATGCTTGAAGTCACACCTGAATCCATGCGGTTGAGAAAATTACCAGCTAAAAAAATGGCTAAGCGTTGAGCGTTCAAGTCGATCCCCGATTCCAGCAGGCCGTCGATCTATTCAATCGACGTGCCTGGTATGAAGCCCATGATGCGTTTGAGGAGATCTGGCATGAAACGGCCGGTCCCGAACGTCGATTACTTCAAGGAATTCTGCAAATTGCAGTTGCTCATGTTCACTTAGAACGGGGCAATCTCAGAGGCGCAACAATTTTATTAGGTGAAGGTGTAGGACGCCTTTCCTCGGCTATTCCAGGAGATCTTGGTCTCGATCTGCCTTTGGTTCGAGATCAGGCCCGTTTGATATTGGAAGCACTTCAACAGGAGACCGATCCTGTCGCACTTCCAGTTCCTGAGTTGCGTGACCACTCTTAGGTTCTTCTGTACATTGGCTGGGATCATGAGGGTGTCCTGATGTTTTTTCCTTCCCTCACCCCTGTAATGACCACTTGGACTGCCAAACTCTCATCACTCGCTGCCTTGTTGGTTTTTTCTGGTGCTGTTCTTCCTGTGAGTGCGCAGACAGCAGCAGGTGAAGACAGCTTGATCACGATCGAATCGGATACACAAAGTGCTGACAACATCACGGGTGTCGTCACCGCTGTTGGCAATGTTCGGATCGTTTATCCCTCTCGTGGGATGGTGGCAACCTCCCGTCAGGCGCAGTACTTCAGCAGGGAATCGATGCTTGTATTAAGCGGAGATGTGGATGTGGTTCAGGACGATGGAAACAGTATTCGTGCTGAACGGGTCACCTACAACCTTGATGATGAACGTGCTCTGGCGAAGCCCATCCCAGGTCAGCAAGTTCAGTCGACCCTGCTGTTAAAGCAGAGCCCTGACTCGCAGACTCCCCTAACGCCATGAGTTTGAGTCTCGATCAGGTCACATTGACTCTTGGTGGCCGGACATTGGTTCGCTCTCTTTCACTCACCTTGAAGCCTGGTGAGGTGATTGGCCTGCTTGGGCCTAATGGGGCAGGCAAAACCACCAGCTTCAATTTAGTGATTGGGCTGTTGCGTCCTGATCGTGGTCAAGTTCTGCTGGACGGACATCCCGTTGCGGATCTTTCGATGCCCCAAAGGGCTCGTCTTGGAATTGGCTACTTGCCTCAGGAACCCAGTGTGTTTCGCCAATTGACCGTTCAAGAAAATCTTGAATTGGTGTTGGCTCAAAGCGGACTTTCCAAAGTTGATAGTCATCATCGACTCCAACAATTAATCGAGGATTTTCATCTCGAACCGTTCATCCACCGTTGCGGCTATCAGCTTTCAGGTGGTGAACGAAGGCGCTGCGAAGTGGCCCGTGCCCTCGCTGTTGGTTTGGAGGGTCCTCGCTATTTACTCCTTGATGAACCCTTCGCTGGGGTTGATCCGTTGGCGGTGGCGGATCTTCAGCAAATGATCCATGGATTACGCCAGCGAGGAATGGGCATTCTCATCACTGACCATAACGTCCGCGAAACCCTTGCAATTACTGATCGGGCCTACATTTTGACGGATGGCAGCATCCTCGCTTCAGGTCGTTCCGATGAAGTCGCCCATGACCCACTGGTACGTCGTCACTATCTCGGGGAGGGTTTTCAGCTTTGAACCATGATCTTTGGATTTCAGCTCAACGTCAGCTCCGCAGGCTTGTTCATCGAATTCCTTTAATTGATCGTTGGCTCCTTGGAGAATTAATCGGGCCCTTGTTGTTTGCTCTTACAGCATTCACGGTGGTGTCTCTCTCCGTCGGGGTGATGTTTGACCTGGTTCGCAAGATTGTTGAATCGAACCTCCCTTGGACGATCGCTGTTCAAGTGCTGTTGCTGAAATTGCCAAGCTTTTTGGTGATTTCCTTCCCAATGGCCACGTTGATGGCATCCCTGCTTGCTTATAGCCGTCTTTCTGCCAATAGCGAGCTGACTGCTCTTCGAAGCGTTGGTGTAACAGCAAGTCGAATGGTTGCTCCTGCAATCGCCTTGGCTCTTTTGATGACAAGCCTGTCATTTCTTTTCAATGATGTGATCGTGCCACGAACAAACCGGTCTGCTGAATTCACATTACAACGAGCCCTTGGTAAAGCCATTGCTGCTGAGAAGGGTGATAATATTGTTTATTCTCGGTTTGGGCGAGTCGCTAAATCTGATGGTGAATCTAGTAAGGGTTTAACACAATTATTCTATGCAAGAGAATTCGAAGACGGAACAATGATTGGTGTTACCGTCTTGGATTTTTCTCGATTTGGTTTCACTCAGATGCTTGTCGCAGATAAGGCCAACTGGAATGAATCTCAGGCTAAGTGGGAATTTAATGATGGAAAAATTCTTACCCTCACTCCATCAGGAAGCACTACATCAGCTGATTTTGATCGATACCTCTACCCACTAAGTCCTGCGCCACTACGGATCGCGAAATTGCCAAAAGACGCTAACAACATGACTGTATCCGAAGCTGTAGAGGCTGAACAACTTCTGTCTGATGCTGGGGACCGAAAAGAAGCTCGCAGGCTCAGAGTTCGAATCCAAGAGAAATTCACCGTCCCAATGGCTTGTTTGGTATTTGGTTTGATCGGTTCGAGTCTTGGTGCAAAGCCCAACAGCAGAACGAGTCGGAGTCAAGGTTTTGGGATCAGTGTGGTCCTAATTTTTGTTTACTATGTTTTGAGCTTTAGTTTTAGTTCACTCGGCGTCAAAGGGACATTGGCTCCCTTTCTGGCCGCTTGGGGGCCAGTATTGATTTCTCTTGCAGCTGGCGGAGTGTTGTTGCGCCAGGCAAGCCGGTGACCAAAACACGTCAGAATCAAGTTGTTTAATGGTGAAGAGATTCATGGAGTTGGCTGGGATGGATCCGGTTCTTGGGCTCGGGTTGCTTGCTTTTTCCCTTTTGCTGTTGGCCTTGCCACTTGCCTTCTGGAAAGTCAGCTCAGAAAAGACCTCTGGGCTTGTGACGCTGTTGATTGCAACAGCGAACCTCGCCTTGACGGCTCAACTTGTTCTCCGTTGGTGGCAGTCGGGCCATTTTCCGATCAGCAACCTCTATGAGTCGCTCTGCTTCCTGGCTTGGGCCTGCACCCTCACCCAATTGTTAGTGGAGAGATCATGGCCAACACCAATTGTCGCGGCAGCAGCAACTCCGATGGGCTTGGGATGTATTGCGTTCGCAAGCTTTGCGCTGCCTGACCAGTTGCAAGAAGCCTCGCCACTTGTTCCAGCGTTGCGCTCCAGTTGGCTTGTGATGCACGTCAGTGTCATCATGGTGAGTTATGCCGCTCTTTTGGTTGGATCTCTGTTGTCAGTGGCTGTTCTGGTGACTGATCGCAGTCATGCTTTGGAACTGCGTAGCAGCTCGATTGGCAGTGGAGGCTATCGACGTGCAACGCTTGCGACCCCAATCGGCAATGTGGGTGAGTCTGAGGTTCACTTGTCTTCTGTGCAGTTCTCTCGCAATGAGCTGTTGGACAGCCTTAGCTATCGCACTATTACGGTTGGCTTTTTATTGCTCACAGTTGGGATTATTAGCGGTGCTGTTTGGGCCAATGAGGCCTGGGGCAGCTACTGGAGCTGGGATCCAAAAGAAACTTGGGCACTGATTTGCTGGTTGGTCTACGCAGCTTATTTGCATACACGGTTGAGCAGAGGATGGCAGGGTCGGCGTCCTGCTTTAGTGGCTAGCGCAGGATTGGTTGTGATTGGTGTTTGCTACATCGGTGTGAATCTTCTTGGTATTGGCCTACATAGCTATGGCTGGTTCTTTGGATAACCATAGTTTTAGTTGGGTGCCAAATTCATGCTCTTTATAGGAGCATTATAACAATGGCAGGAATGTATTAAGGGCTAATTTTGACCTGATCTCTTAATGGGTTTCCCTTGAATGAAGACTAGGTCAATTCCAATATGATTGCAATCATATTGGCGTTAAGAGCAACAAGAAACATGATTTATTGTCGATGATTGACAAGTAAATGAGAATAGATCGTTGAACGAGATCAGAATTTGGTAGATTCCATCAGTATTCACCTAGCTGGCATTGGTGGTGATCAAGAACCTCCAGCACAATAACGAACACTCCCCATGATTTCTGAGGGATTAATAACTTCCGTTGTTCTTGAGGACGTTTTCGCATGATGAGAA
The window above is part of the Synechococcus sp. WH 8020 genome. Proteins encoded here:
- the lptB gene encoding LPS export ABC transporter ATP-binding protein, producing the protein MSLSLDQVTLTLGGRTLVRSLSLTLKPGEVIGLLGPNGAGKTTSFNLVIGLLRPDRGQVLLDGHPVADLSMPQRARLGIGYLPQEPSVFRQLTVQENLELVLAQSGLSKVDSHHRLQQLIEDFHLEPFIHRCGYQLSGGERRRCEVARALAVGLEGPRYLLLDEPFAGVDPLAVADLQQMIHGLRQRGMGILITDHNVRETLAITDRAYILTDGSILASGRSDEVAHDPLVRRHYLGEGFQL
- a CDS encoding LptF/LptG family permease, with amino-acid sequence MNHDLWISAQRQLRRLVHRIPLIDRWLLGELIGPLLFALTAFTVVSLSVGVMFDLVRKIVESNLPWTIAVQVLLLKLPSFLVISFPMATLMASLLAYSRLSANSELTALRSVGVTASRMVAPAIALALLMTSLSFLFNDVIVPRTNRSAEFTLQRALGKAIAAEKGDNIVYSRFGRVAKSDGESSKGLTQLFYAREFEDGTMIGVTVLDFSRFGFTQMLVADKANWNESQAKWEFNDGKILTLTPSGSTTSADFDRYLYPLSPAPLRIAKLPKDANNMTVSEAVEAEQLLSDAGDRKEARRLRVRIQEKFTVPMACLVFGLIGSSLGAKPNSRTSRSQGFGISVVLIFVYYVLSFSFSSLGVKGTLAPFLAAWGPVLISLAAGGVLLRQASR
- the ccsB gene encoding c-type cytochrome biogenesis protein CcsB, translating into MDPVLGLGLLAFSLLLLALPLAFWKVSSEKTSGLVTLLIATANLALTAQLVLRWWQSGHFPISNLYESLCFLAWACTLTQLLVERSWPTPIVAAAATPMGLGCIAFASFALPDQLQEASPLVPALRSSWLVMHVSVIMVSYAALLVGSLLSVAVLVTDRSHALELRSSSIGSGGYRRATLATPIGNVGESEVHLSSVQFSRNELLDSLSYRTITVGFLLLTVGIISGAVWANEAWGSYWSWDPKETWALICWLVYAAYLHTRLSRGWQGRRPALVASAGLVVIGVCYIGVNLLGIGLHSYGWFFG